The stretch of DNA GACATCAAGGGCGGCCGCATCGAGTTCCGCGTTGACCGCGCCTCCAACCTCCACTTCATCATCGGCAAGGTCTCCTTCTCCGAGGAGCAGCTGGAGGCGAACTTCCAGGCCGCCCTGGAGGAGATCCTGCGCCTCAAGCCCTCGGCCTCGAAGGGCCGCTACATCCTCAAGGCCACCATCACTACCACCATGGGTCCCGGCATCCCGCTGGACGTCACCAAGGCCTGAGGCTCTTTTCCTCACGACGGCGTCGGCCGCCTCTCCGCGTGGGAGGCGGCCGACGCCGTTCTATGACTGTGCTCTACCCCGGGCAGTACGGGGGCGTCTGCCCATGGCCCGAGGGGTGCCTCGCTCACTACGGTTCAGGCACCGGTGGAACACCTGGTGGGGGGGCGGAGCGTGAGAAGCCGGCCGTCCTCGTCCTTGTCCCTCCCTCTGGCAAGGACGAGGACGGCCCTTCTGCTCAGCGGCTCGGGCTTCGCGGCGGTGACGATGACTCGGGGCTCACTCCCGCCCCTGCCGGCTGAGGACGACCCACTGGCCAAGGCCGAGGAACCCGACGCCGCATCTGTGCATTTCGACAATGTAGGCAGATCGCACCCGGCCGGAGGAACCAGTGACCCGCCCCTCGTCAGGGCCGAGAAGGCCGCGAACGACAGTTGGGACGGCGTCGTCGAAGGAATACGGAGTGAACGGGAGAATGCCGAGGTCGCAGGTACTCCTTGGTGAGGCTGTGAGAAATGTTCGAGAACGAGCACACTCAAGACGTCAATTGTCTTAACGGGGGTACTCCCCGTGTACTACCCGTCGCTCCATGGGGAGTCCCCAGGTGTCCGGGTCCCCACCGGGCACCCCGGGTATATCCGTGCACCACACGCCTTCTCCCCGTGGGAGGCTCCCCATTTCTTGGATAAGGGATGCTGCTTAGGGTTTTGGTATTCCTCAGGCCGGGGTGGCTTGAGTGCCAAACAATGGAGGTCCCATCATGATGACTGTTTCTACGCGAGTCCTGGCTGCTGTGAGTGCCATTGGCCTGACCGCGACTCTGGCGTCCTGCCAACTGGGAGGTGGCTCGGACTTGAACGCATCCGGTACTGCGACGTCGGCGTCCGCACCGAAGTCAGCGCAGACCGGGGCGAGTGCTCCCGGTAGTAACGGCGCGGTGATCGAGTCGCATCCCACCAGCATTGAGGGCAAAGCTGGAACCGTTTCTCTGAACTCCGTCTCTGGTGCAGGAACGACGGTGACCGTCATGTTCTCCGTGACGAATAATGAAAAGAAAGATGATATGTGGATCTACAGCTCGTTCTCCGACGGAGATGACTCGGTTCCCCAGCCTGAAGGAAAAGCGAGTCCGGGAGGGAGCACCAACAACGTCGACGGTCTGACGCTCATCGAGCCGTCCTCCTCAAACATCTACCGTGTCTCCTATGACTCCCAAGGTGGCTGCCTATGCTCCAGCGATCTCTCGGATTACGTCAAGCCTGGGCAGACGGTCGCGCTCCAGGCAACCTTCACCGGTGTCCCGGCCGAGGCGAAGAGCGTCACCATCACCATTCCGAATGGCGGAACCTTCAGTAATGTGGCGGTGTCTCGATGATGCAGCAGGTGCTTTGTGGAAGATGGGTGATGGGCGCAAGGCGTCGCTGTCGGATTGGGGCGCTTGCCGCAGCGGTTGTCGCTGTGAGCGCTGTTTCCTGGTCGGCTGCCGTTGGAGCTGACGCCTTACCCGTAGCACCACAGGCGGGCCGACCGGTGGCGGGGCCGACCAAGAGCGCCACAGCCGATCCGACGACGATCGTCAAGCAGCCCGGTAGCGCAGGGCCGGGCAATCCCCGGGTGGCTCAGACCGTGGACCGCCTTGTCACCCCGGTATCGCGATCGAGCAGCTCGGACAGCGCCGTCACCTTCTCCTCGGACGGGCGGACAACTGTGGCCTCGCTGTCCGGTGACGTCACCTTCGACGTCGACTCGGCCACCCTGACCGACCGTGCCAAGCAGGTGCTCGATGAGATCGTCACCCGTTGGAACGGCAAGCCGCCGGGCACGGTCACCGTGGTGGGGCATACCGACTCCGTGGCCGACGACGCCTACAACCAGACTCTCTCCGAGCAGCGGGCCAAGGCCGTCGCGGACTACCTGACCTCCAAGGTTGCGTCCCTGAACGTCCAGTCCTCCGGCAAGGGGGAGAGCGAGCCCGTGGCCTCCGAGACCAACGAGGACGGCAGCGTCAATGAGGCCGGCAAGGCCTCCAACCGCCACGTGGACGTGCGCTGGGGGTGATGATGCTGCGATACGTCAACTGGTCTGGCCGGTGGGGCTCGGTCTGGGACTGAGGATCTGGGCCAATTGCGCAGAGCGCCGGGATTATGCGATCGCCGCCGGCCAGGCCAGGAATGCCCCGACGATGAGGTAGGGGCCGTAGGCGATCGAGTCCTGACGGCTCACGCGCCTGGTGGCAAGGAGCGCGAGAGCGACGACTCCCGCAATGAGGACGCCCATCACGAATCCGTAGGCCAGCATCCAGGGGGCGTGCCAGCCCAGCCACATCCCGATGACGGCGCACAGCTTGACGTCACCCATCCCTATGCCGGTGCCGAGGAGGGCCAGTGCCAGGCAGATCCCGCCCGCCGCGGTGGCGGACAGGAGGGCCCGCCAAGCGGCATGGGGGATCTCCGGTTGCCGGATCGCGACGGCTGCTCCGCAGGTGACCAGCCAGACCGTGACCGACCCCAGGATCCGGTTGGGCAGCAGGTGGGCGACGCTGTCGACGCTGGCTGCGCAGCCCAGGAGCGCGAAGACCGGAAGGGCAACAAGCGTTGGCCCGACGGCGCCCGCCCGTATGCCCCACCATATGCACCAGCCGCACAGGGGCAGGGCCACAAGAGCCTGGGGTCTGCTCTCCAGCAGGCCGGGGTGCTTCAGCGTTCGAGGTGTCGGAGGCGCCTGTGGCCCCCTGCCGTCGGCGTCGTCCGAGGGCGCGGATGGCTCCTTGGCTGCGAGCTGCCCGACGTAGCGCCTCGTCCACGCCGACACCGGCCCCGCGACGAGTGCGATGGAGGCCGCGGCCGCCAAGGCCATCATTGCGAGCGGCCAGGACTGAATCGCTGAGACCGGCATCGAAGAGCCTTTCGACGTGCGGGCGGGAGGCGGTGATGGCTGAGGGTGTGATGATTGTCCACTATCCTTGGCGTCGGTCCGGCCTCGAGGGCGCGGTTGCGGGCGTGTCCAGCACCACGCTCTTACCTCACTACCCGCCCTGGCGCGCGCCTACGGCGAACGGGTACCCTGGCCGACGGTGCCCGCTGGCGGGTCACCGCATCTCCATTCCGTTCCCAGCGACGTCGGCTCCGGCCCAGGCCCTGAACGGCCTGCTCGGCTCTGCTCGACATCGTGACGCGGGTCTGCCGCGGCGGGAACCGACGGGCCCCTGACTGCGGGGCTCCGGACGTCGCAATCGGGCGAGCCTCGATCCCGGCGGGCCGGCCCTCTCCGCGGTGGCGTGCGCCGTCGAGCCACCGATGGGGGAGCGGTCCGGCACGCAGGCAGCAGCCAGATACAGACTCACGTCCCTATGGAGAATCAGTAGTGCCTACCATTCAGCAGCTGGTCCGCAAGGGCCGCTCGACGAAGCGCTCTGCGTCCAAGACGCCGGCGCTCAAGGCCAGTCCGCAGCGCCGTGGCGTGTGCACTCGCGTGTACACCACGACCCCCAAGAAGCCGAACTCCGCCCTTCGTAAGGTCGCCCGTGTGCGCCTGTCCACCGGTATCGAGGTCACGGCCTACATCCCCGGTGAGGGCCACAACCTCCAGGAGCACTCCATCGTGCTCGTGCGCGGTGGTCGTGTGAAGGACCTTCCCGGTGTCCGCTACCACATCGTGCGCGGCGCCCTCGACACCCAGGGTGTCAAGGGCCGCCAGCAGGCACGTTCCAAGTACGGCGCCAAGAAGGAGAAGAAGTAATGCCTCGTAAGGGTCCCGCACCCAAGCGCCCGCTCGTCGTCGACCCCGTCTACGGCTCGCCGGTCGTCACCCAGCTCGTCAACCGCGTCCTGCTGGACGGCAAGAAGTCCACCGCTGAGCGCATCGTCTACGGTGCCCTCGAGGGCGTCCGCTCCAAGACGGACCAGGACCCGGTCTCCGTCCTCAAGCGCGCGCTGGACAACATCCGCCCCGCGCTGGAGGTCCGCTCCCGCCGCGTCGGTGGTGCCACCTACCAGGTGCCCGTCGAGGTTCGTCCCGGCCGCGCCACCACCCTGGCGCTGCGCTGGCTGGTGGACTTCTCCCGCCAGCGCCGCGAGAACACGATGACCGAGCGCCTCATGAACGAGATCCTCGACGCCTCCAACGGCCTGGGCGCCGCGGTCAAGCGTCGCGAGGACATGCACCGCATGGCCGAGTCCAACAAGGCCTTCGCCCACTACCGCTGGTAACACCGGTAGCAGCTCCGTACCCCACACGAACGAAGGACACCACCAGTGGCACTTGACGTGCTGACAGACCTCACCAAGGTCCGCAACATCGGCATCATGGCGCACATCGATGCCGGTAAGACCACCGTGACAGAACGCATCCTGTTCTACACGGGCATCAACTACAAGATCGGCGAGACGCACGACGGCGCCTCGACGATGGACTGGATGGAGCAGGAGCAGGAGCGTGGTATCACCATCACCTCCGCGGCAACCACCTGCTTCTGGAAGAACAACCAGATCAACATCATCGACACCCCCGGCCACGTGGACTTCACGGTCGAGGTCGAGCGCTCCCTGCGCGTGCTCGACGGCGCCGTCGCGGTCTTCGACGGCAAGGAGGGCGTGGAGCCGCAGTCCGAGACGGTGTGGCGCCAGGCGGACAAGTACAACGTTCCGCGCATCTGCTACATCAACAAGATGGACAAGCTGGGCGCCGACTTCGACTTCTCCGTCCAGACCATCCGTGACCGCCTCCACGCCACCCCGATCGTCCTCAACTTCCCGATCGGCGCCGAGAACGAGTTCTCCGGCCTTGTCGACGTCCTGGAGATGCGGGCCATCCGCTTCCCCGAGAAGGACGCCGACGGCAAGGACACCCGCGGTTCCGTCGTCGAGTACGAGGAGATCCCCTCCGAGCTCGTCGCCAAGGCCGAGGAGCTGCGCGGCCAGCTGGTCGAGACGGTCGCCGAGGCCGACGACACCCTCATGGAGAAGTACCTCGAGGGCGAGGAGCTCAGCGTCGCCGAGCTCAAGGCCGGCATCCGCAAGCTCACCGTGGCTGGCGAGGCCTTCCCGGTCCTGGCCGGGTCCGCCTTCAAGAACAAGGGCATCCAGCCCGTGCTCGACGCCGTCCTGGACTACCTGCCCTCCCCGCTCGACGTCCCCGACGTCGAGGGCCACGCCGTCGGCAACGAGGAGGAGGTGCTCACCCGTCCGGCTGACGAGAAGGCCCCCTTCGCCGCCCTGGCCTCCAAGGTGGCCACCCACCCCTTCTACGGCAAGCTCGTCTACGTGCGCGTCTACTCCGGCAAGGTCTCCCAGGGCGACATGGTCCTCAACGCCACCAAGGGCAAGAAGGAGCGCATCGGGAAGCTCTTCCAGATGCACTCCAACAAGGAGAACCCGGTGGAGGAGGCCCACGCCGGCCACATCTACGCCCTCATCGGCCTCAAGGACGTCACCACCGGTGACACCCTGTGCGCCCAGGGCTCCCCGATCATCCTGGAGTCCATGACCTTCCCGGACCCGGTCATCCACGTGGCCATCGAGCCCAAGACCAAGGGCGACCAGGAGAAGCTGGGTGTGGCCATCCAGAAGCTCTCCGAGGAGGACCCCACCTTCACCGTCTCCCTCGACGAGGAGACCGGCCAGACCGTCATCGGCGGTATGGGTGAGCTCCACCTGGACGTGTTCGTGGACCGCATGCGCCGCGAGTTCAAGGTCGAGGCCAACGTGGGCGCCCCGCAGGTCGCCTACCGCGAGACCATCCGCAAGAAGGTGGACAAGGTCGAGTACACCCACAAGAAGCAGACGGGTGGCTCCGGCCAGTTCGCCAAGGTGCAGATGAGCTTCGAGCCCCTCGTGGCCGATGAGGCCGCCGAGGCCGCCGACGGCGAGAAGGCGCACTACGAGTTCGCCAACGCCGTCACCGGTGGTCGCGTGCCCCGCGAGTACATCCCCAGTGTGGACGCCGGGGTCCGGGACGCCATGCTCACCGGTGTCCTGGCCGGCTACCCGATGGTGGACATCAAGGCCACCCTCATCGACGGCGCCTACCACGAGGTCGACTCCTCCGAGATGGCCTTCAAGATCGCCGGCTCCATGGCGTTCAAGGAGGGTGCCAAGAAGGCCTCGCCGGTCCTCCTCGAGCCCGTCATGGCCGTCGAGGTCCGTACTCCCGAGGAGTACATGGGCGACGTCATCGGTGACCTCAACTCCCGTCGCGGCATGATCGCCTCGATGGAGGACGCCGTCGGCGTCAAGGTCATCCGTGCCAACGTCCCCCTGTCCGAGATGTTCGGCTACGTCGGTGACCTGCGCTCCAAGACGCAGGGACGTGCCGTCTACTCCATGACCTTCGACTCCTACGCCGAGGTTCCCAAGAACGTCGCCGACGAGATCATCGCCAAGGTCAGGGGCGCCTGACGCCCGCACACCGGGGGCCCGCTCCGGCTGCGCGCAACCGCAGCAGGCCCCCGGCCCGGTGGCGCCCGCACGCGCCGATCGGGACCCACTTCAGTAAGATTTCCAACATCCACCAGTAGAGACTCTTGACGCCCGGACGGCTAGCATGTGTGCTAGTCGAATCCCGACGAAGAGAACTACCCGAGTCCCAGGAGGACACCAGTGGCCAAGGCCAAGTTCGAGCGGACCAAGCCGCACGTCAACATCGGAACGATCGGTCACGTCGACCACGGTAAGACGACGCTGACCGCTGCGATCTCCAAGGTTCTGCACGACGAGTACCCCGAGCTGAACCCCTTCACCCCCTTCGACGAGATCGACAAGGCTCCTGAGGAGCGTCAGCGCGGTATCACCATCAACATCGCGCACGTCGAGTACGAGACCGACAAGCGCCACTACGCGCACGTCGACGCCCCCGGTCACGCCGACTACATCAAGAACATGATCACCGGTGCCGCCCAGATGGACGGCGCGATCCTCGTGGTCGCCGCCACCGACGGCCCGATGGCCCAGACCCGCGAGCACGTCCTGCTCGCCCGCCAGGTGGGCGTCCCCGCCCTCCTCGTGGCCCTCAACAAGTCCGACATGGTGGACGACGAGGAGCTCCTCGACCTGGTCGAGATGGAGGTGCGCGAGCTGCTCTCCTCCCAGGACTACGACGGCGACGAGGCTCCTGTCATCCGCGTCTCCGCTCTCAAGGCCCTGGAGGGCGACGCCGAGTGGGCCGGCAAGAT from Actinomyces sp. Marseille-P3109 encodes:
- a CDS encoding OmpA family protein → MAGPTKSATADPTTIVKQPGSAGPGNPRVAQTVDRLVTPVSRSSSSDSAVTFSSDGRTTVASLSGDVTFDVDSATLTDRAKQVLDEIVTRWNGKPPGTVTVVGHTDSVADDAYNQTLSEQRAKAVADYLTSKVASLNVQSSGKGESEPVASETNEDGSVNEAGKASNRHVDVRWG
- a CDS encoding prepilin peptidase, with amino-acid sequence MPVSAIQSWPLAMMALAAAASIALVAGPVSAWTRRYVGQLAAKEPSAPSDDADGRGPQAPPTPRTLKHPGLLESRPQALVALPLCGWCIWWGIRAGAVGPTLVALPVFALLGCAASVDSVAHLLPNRILGSVTVWLVTCGAAVAIRQPEIPHAAWRALLSATAAGGICLALALLGTGIGMGDVKLCAVIGMWLGWHAPWMLAYGFVMGVLIAGVVALALLATRRVSRQDSIAYGPYLIVGAFLAWPAAIA
- the rpsL gene encoding 30S ribosomal protein S12 is translated as MPTIQQLVRKGRSTKRSASKTPALKASPQRRGVCTRVYTTTPKKPNSALRKVARVRLSTGIEVTAYIPGEGHNLQEHSIVLVRGGRVKDLPGVRYHIVRGALDTQGVKGRQQARSKYGAKKEKK
- the rpsG gene encoding 30S ribosomal protein S7, which codes for MPRKGPAPKRPLVVDPVYGSPVVTQLVNRVLLDGKKSTAERIVYGALEGVRSKTDQDPVSVLKRALDNIRPALEVRSRRVGGATYQVPVEVRPGRATTLALRWLVDFSRQRRENTMTERLMNEILDASNGLGAAVKRREDMHRMAESNKAFAHYRW
- the fusA gene encoding elongation factor G; amino-acid sequence: MALDVLTDLTKVRNIGIMAHIDAGKTTVTERILFYTGINYKIGETHDGASTMDWMEQEQERGITITSAATTCFWKNNQINIIDTPGHVDFTVEVERSLRVLDGAVAVFDGKEGVEPQSETVWRQADKYNVPRICYINKMDKLGADFDFSVQTIRDRLHATPIVLNFPIGAENEFSGLVDVLEMRAIRFPEKDADGKDTRGSVVEYEEIPSELVAKAEELRGQLVETVAEADDTLMEKYLEGEELSVAELKAGIRKLTVAGEAFPVLAGSAFKNKGIQPVLDAVLDYLPSPLDVPDVEGHAVGNEEEVLTRPADEKAPFAALASKVATHPFYGKLVYVRVYSGKVSQGDMVLNATKGKKERIGKLFQMHSNKENPVEEAHAGHIYALIGLKDVTTGDTLCAQGSPIILESMTFPDPVIHVAIEPKTKGDQEKLGVAIQKLSEEDPTFTVSLDEETGQTVIGGMGELHLDVFVDRMRREFKVEANVGAPQVAYRETIRKKVDKVEYTHKKQTGGSGQFAKVQMSFEPLVADEAAEAADGEKAHYEFANAVTGGRVPREYIPSVDAGVRDAMLTGVLAGYPMVDIKATLIDGAYHEVDSSEMAFKIAGSMAFKEGAKKASPVLLEPVMAVEVRTPEEYMGDVIGDLNSRRGMIASMEDAVGVKVIRANVPLSEMFGYVGDLRSKTQGRAVYSMTFDSYAEVPKNVADEIIAKVRGA